A window of the Gossypium hirsutum isolate 1008001.06 chromosome A05, Gossypium_hirsutum_v2.1, whole genome shotgun sequence genome harbors these coding sequences:
- the LOC107960006 gene encoding phosphoinositide phospholipase C 2 — protein sequence MSKQTYRVCFCFQRRFRLAVSEAPEDIKKLFEQYSENGIMTIDGLQRFLVEVQKEDKATREDAQKIIDSVKHFHRKGVNLEAFFKYLFGDINPPLASLGVHHDMSAPLSHYFIYTGHNSYLTGNQLSSECSDVPIINALKRGVRVIELDIWPNSTKDDVDVLHGGTLTTPVELIKCLRSIKEYAFVASEYPVVITLEDHLTPKLQAKVAEMVTQTFGEILFSPGPECFKEFPCPESLKRRIIISTKPPKEYLEAKEVKDKEDDSQRGKASDEEAWGNEVPDLKGSHVANYKNDFDEEDEEDTDDGEKSQHSLAPEYKHLIGILAGKPKGGFDSWLRVDPDKVTRLSMSEQKFEKAVVTHGKQIVRFTRQNVLRVYPKSTRFDSSNYNPLIGWMHGVQMVAFNMQGHGRSLWLMHGMFKANGGCGYVKKPDFLLNSMEVFDPKIKLPVKTTLKVTVYMGEGWYYDFHHTHFDAYSPPDFYTRVGIAGVPADSVMKKTKILEDNWLPSWNEVFEFPLTVPELALLRIEVHEYDMSEKDDFGGQTCLPISELRSGIRAVPLYSRKGEKYNSVKLLMHFEFI from the exons ATGTCCAAACAAACTTACAGGGTTTGTTTCTGCTTCCAGAGGAGGTTTAGGCTGGCAGTTTCAGAGGCACCAGAGGATATCAAGAAACTGTTCGAACAATACTCCGAGAATGGGATAATGACCATTGATGGGCTGCAGAGGTTCTTGGTCGAGGTTCAGAAAGAAGATAAGGCTACCAGAGAAGATGCTCAGAAGATTATTGATAGTGTTAAACATTTTCATAGAAAGGGTGTAAACCTCGAAGCTTTTTTTAAGTACCTCTTTGGTGATATTAATCCTCCTCTTGCTTCTCTTGGG GTTCACCATGATATGAGTGCTCCTTTGTCACATTATTTCATATATACTGGTCACAATTCTTACCTTACTGGGAACCAACTCAGTAGTGAGTGCAGTGATGTCCCCATCATAAATGCTCTTAAGAGAGGTGTGCGGGTGATAGAATTGGATATATGGCCGAATTCGACGAAAGATGATGTCGATGTTCTTCATGGAGG GACATTGACTACTCCGGTGGAACTCATCAAGTGTTTGAGGTCTATTAAAGAGTATGCTTTTGTAGCCTCAGAATATCCGGTTGTCATAACTCTGGAAGATCACCTTACGCCAAAGCTTCAGGCTAAAGTTGCTGAG ATGGTCACTCAAACATTTGGAGAGATCTTGTTTTCTCCTGGCCCGGAATGCTTCAAAGAGTTCCCCTGTCCAGAATCATTGAAGAGACGCATAATCATATCTACAAAACCGCCAAAGGAATACTTGGAGGCGAAAGAAGTTAAGGATAAAGAGGATGATTCACAACGGGGTAAGGCCAGTGATGAAGAAGCTTGGGGAAATGAAGTTCCGGACCTTAAAGGCAGTCATGTAGCCAATTACAAG AATGATTTCGATGAAGAAGATGAGGAAGATACAGATGATGGAGAAAAGTCGCAGCATTCTCTAGCCCCAGAATATAAACATTTAATCGGCATTCTTGCCGGGAAGCCCAAGGGTGGATTTGATTCGTGGCTAAGGGTGGATCCTGATAAAGTGACACGTCTTAGCATGAGTGAGCAAAAATTTGAAAAGGCTGTAGTAACTCATGGAAAACAAATTGTAAG GTTTACGCGGCAGAATGTTCTTCGGGTGTATCCGAAGAGTACTCGTTTTGACTCGTCGAATTACAACCCACTAATTGGCTGGATGCATGGAGTTCAAATGGTTGCATTTAATATGCAG GGTCACGGAAGATCCTTATGGTTGATGCATGGAATGTTCAAAGCCAATGGGGGATGTGGTTATGTGAAAAAGCCAGATTTTCTATTGAACTCTATGGAAGTCTTTGATCCGAAAATCAAGTTACCAGTGAAAACAACTTTGAAG GTGACTGTGTATATGGGAGAAGGATGGTATTATGATTTCCATCACACCCATTTTGATGCGTATTCACCACCAGACTTTTACACGAGG GTGGGGATTGCAGGAGTTCCAGCAGACTCAGTAAtgaaaaaaacaaagattttagAAGATAACTGGTTGCCTTCCTGGAATGAGGTGTTTGAGTTCCCTTTAACTGTCCCTGAACTGGCTCTACTTCGGATTGAAGTTCATGAATACGACATGTCTGAAAAGGATGACTTTGGAGGCCAAACATGTCTTCCGATTTCCGAGCTAAGAAGTGGGATCCGAGCAGTGCCCCTTTACAGCCGGAAGGGTGAAAAATACAATTCCGTTAAGCTCCTTATGCACTTTGAATTCATCTAG
- the LOC107960007 gene encoding probable 2-oxoglutarate-dependent dioxygenase At5g05600 gives MNKLQDWPEPVIRVQSLSESGLKSIPERYIKPATDRPSLNMEEDPTNMDVNIPIIDLTGLSEDGNNLPQSTMDQISLACREWGFFQVVNHGVCPGFMDQVRETWRSFFHLPMEMKHAYANSPKTYEGYGSRLGIEKGAILDWSDYYYLHYLPLTLKDYNKWPASPDSCREVIDEYGKELVKLGGRIMKVLSINLGLKEDRLQNAFGGDNFGACLRVNFYPKCPQPELALGLSSHSDPGGLTLLLTDNQVPGLQVRKDDKWITVKPAPHAFIVNIGDQIQVLSNADYKSVEHRVIVNSDMERLSLGFFYNPKSDIPMQPMEELVSTDKPALYSPMTFDEYRLFIRLKGPKGKSQIESLHSPR, from the exons ATGAACAAGTTACAAGACTGGCCTGAACCAGTAATCCGAGTCCAATCCTTGTCCGAAAGTGGCCTAAAAAGCATTCCTGAAAGATATATAAAACCAGCTACGGACAGACCTTCGTTAAACATGGAAGAAGACCCTACGAACATGGATGTAAATATTCCAATAATCGATCTTACAGGCTTGTCGGAAGACGGAAACAATCTGCCTCAATCAACGATGGATCAAATTTCATTGGCTTGTCGGGAGTGGGGTTTTTTTCAGGTTGTGAACCATGGAGTTTGCCCTGGATTCATGGATCAAGTACGAGAAACTTGGCGTAGTTTTTTCCATTTACCTATGGAGATGAAACACGCTTATGCTAACTCACCCAAGACTTATGAAGGTTATGGTAGCAGATTAGGGATTGAAAAAGGTGCCATTCTTGATTGGAGTGATTATTATTATCTCCACTATCTTCCTTTAACTCTCAAAGACTATAACAAATGGCCTGCATCTCCTGATTCTTGCAG GGAAGTAATTGATGAATATGGGAAGGAATTGGTGAAGTTGGGTGGGAGAATAATGAAGGTTTTATCGATAAACCTTGGATTAAAAGAGGACCGTCTCCAAAATGCATTCGGTGGAGACAACTTTGGGGCATGTCTAAGGGTTAACTTTTATCCCAAATGTCCACAGCCTGAGTTGGCTCTTGGCTTGTCATCCCACTCCGACCCCGGTGGTTTAACCCTTCTCTTAACCGACAATCAAGTCCCCGGTCTTCAAGTCCGAAAAGACGACAAATGGATCACCGTTAAACCTGCCCCACATGCATTTATCGTCAACATCGGTGATCAAATACAG GTCCTAAGCAATGCCGATTACAAGAGTGTAGAGCACAGAGTGATAGTAAATTCGGACATGGAAAGACTGTCATTGGGGTTCTTTTACAATCCAAAGAGCGATATACCCATGCAACCAATGGAAGAGCTGGTTTCAACAGATAAACCGGCATTGTATTCACCAATGACATTTGATGAATATCGACTTTTCATCAGATTAAAAGGTCCCAAGGGCAAGTCTCAAATCGAATCACTGCATTCTCCTAGATGA